The sequence AGCAATATAACCACTACTACTGAAGCCAACAGGATCCCCTCGGTAATCATGGGGATTGATAATGTTTCCTTCTGGACCAGCTGGGCGGATTCATCCAGCAGCACAAATTTGTACCAGATACGGGCCAGGTATTTTGACCAGTATGCCCGTCTGGGTGCCACCGTCAAAGTGGTGAATGATAACTGGGCATATGGCCAGCGGGCCCCGGATGTCTGCCGGTTCGGCGACTGGTTCTCTGTTGCCTGGCTTGATTCCAGCCGGGCCAATGGCCGGGGGGACATCTTTGGTCAATATTTTCTGCTGGACCAGAAGGATGACACCCTGGACAATCAAGGGATTAATTACAATATCAGCAAGGACCTAACTGCGGGACGCAAGGTATGGTATCACCCCAAGAAAGATTACGACAACCCCGCCACTTCCGGCTGGAACGAGGACCCCATTGCCGAACCGGAATCCTTATACGTTCCTTTGGATTCGGCTTATGTCCGGGCTTTGGCCGAGCGAAATATACCAAATCAGAACTTTTTCCAGATCACGGACACGGACACCCTGGAATATACCTGGCGGAAGCAAGGCAAGCTTAACAGCACCGAGTATGATCTGTGTCTTCTTGATCTGGGCTATGCCGAGGACGGCTCCAGCGCCGGCGCCATAGAAGACGAGCAACAGGACAGTCTGATAGCCTTTGCTTTGGATACCTTAAAATGTCTTTTGGTAACCGGAAACGATTTCGGCGAGATGTACAATAAGGATTCCATCTTTACTTTCTTCGGATCAAAATACGTGGGGCCTGGGAATTCTTCTGATGTGGGAAATATCCAGCAAATTGGAGGCGTTGCCGGGACCTTTACCGAAGGAATGTTATTCGACTATCCTTACCAGCAGGGGCCCGATAATTCGGTTGATATCATCGATGTGATGGCAGCGGGATCGGGGCTTATCATGGGCAGCGATGATCCCAAAATCAAATGGTCCTATGGCCGCGGTACTTCGTATGGCGACTACTATAAAGGCGGTAAAGCCTCTCCCCATAAAAACCTCTATCTTACTTTTTCTATTGGTTCATTGAGTAATGGGATTTTTCCCAGCACCGCCTCGGAGTTGACCCGCCGTCTTCTGGCTTACCAGGGCTTCAACGTGGAACCTGAACCCATTGTTGACCTGGTGGACTCTGTTTATACCGGAACCATCGAGGGTTCGGTTGAGCTTTCCTGGACCGCCGTCAGCGATGATGCCCTGACGGAAGCCGCTTCAAAATATTGGCTAAAATACACCAAGTACAACGCTTCTGCCGCTGATCTGGGCAAGATGAGCGCAGAGGAAGATTTTATTGATACCGGGATGACCTATTATCAAGCATGGACCCCGGCCGCCGCAGACGTTCGTGAGAAAAAAATCGTTTATGGGTTTGCTCCAACCGACACCCTGATCTTTGCCTTGAAGGCCGGCGATGAATCCTTGCCTGTCCGGTGGGGCACCCTGGGCAACGAACCAAGGATCGTGGTCTATGGCGATACGGTTACACCGCACACAGTCCGGCTGGGTTATACTTATGGCGGCGTCAATGATTTCACCAAAAGCGAACGGATAGGAATCCGGCTTAGCGACACGTTATTCACAACCTGGGATGCCTCCAATCTTTATCTGGGCTATGGCCGTTGCGATTGGCGCACAGCAGGCGATCTTTTCATCTATTTTGACACCAGGACAGGAGGTGCAGATTCCACCTGCACGTACAATGCAGGAGATTCCTGCTCCGGGTTTGATCCAGCTTTCCGGCCGGATTTCTGCCTGATAATTGAGAACGGGACCACCGCGGTCCTGAAAAAAGCCACCGGTAGCAAGACCTGGGTGGATTCCATAGCCGCTTACAGCACAACTTATCTGTCGCTGGACAGCATCAACAAGTACAATTATCTGGAAGTACAGGTCCCGTTCGCTTATTTGAAATACACGGTTGGAAATGTCTTTAAATATCTGGTGGTCTGCAACAACGAAACTAACGAACATTCCTGGAACGCTTTCCCCACCACCAACAACATCGGCAAAGACGCCAAAGCCCCGGTGGCCAAGTACCCGTATTTCTACCAGATCAACAGCCTTAGTGCAGGTCTATCCCCGCGGAATGGGGCACTGCCCTTGGCAATAGAGCTTTCTGAATTTGCCTGCCAGAGCGGGAGCGAGGGGATAACCCTGACCTGGCAGACTGCCAGCGAGAAAGACAACTATCAATGGTTGATAGAACGCTCAATTAGTCCGGCAGAGAATTTCCAGAACATAGATACCGTTGAGGCCGGGGGGGGATCATCGATTGGCAGAAGCTACAGTTACACCGACGCGGCGGTATCCCCCAATACCACTTACTATTATCGCCTGGGGGACAAGGACCTGAGCGGGCAGGTGACCTGGCACGGTCCGGTAATGGCGGTAAGCGGCGGTCTGGTCTACGACAAGCTGCAGTTGATGCCCTGCCATCCCAACCCGTCTTCGGGGGCGGTTGCCATCAAATATGCCCTGCACAAACCGGGAACGATGTCGCTAAATATTTATGATATCTGCGGACGGAGGGTAAATACGTTAGACCAGGGTCAAAAACAAAGCGGAGCTTACACCTTGACCTGGAAGGGTGATGACAACCAGGGAAGGATGCTGCCGGCCGGAGTGTATTTTTACCAGCTTAATTTTGAAGGAACCAACCTTACTCAAAGGATGGTTTTACTAAGATAGCACCCAGACAATTAAAAAAGGGCGGCCATTTGGCCGCCCTTTTTATCATCCCGGGACAGATCAGGTGAAGGCAAGTTTGCGGAAAGTATTCTCTATGAAACCTTTTCTTATATCCGGGGGCAATGCGCTTTCCATTCGTCTGATCATGTTCCTCGCACTTTCCAGTTCCTTTTCTGCCTGTTCCTTGTTCTCTTTCAGGCTGTAAAGTTTGCTGAGATGATAACTGGTCTGCCATAAAAGTTCAGGAGATCCTGTTTTCTCGGCCATTTCCAAAGCATCTTTTAAATAGTCCTCGGCTTCCCTGATATTGCCGCCCAATAAGGCTCTTTGGGCAAACAGCAGATAAATGCGGCCCAAAAGGAATTTATCCTTTAGTTCCTGGGCCATGACCAGGGAATCAGAAAGCGGATGTACCATTTCGTCTGGCGCATTCTTCTGTATCATCAGGGTTGATAAATTTAAAAGTCCGTAGGCCATTTCCCGTTTGTTTTGTGTTTTTTCCGCCAATCCCAGAAGCCGGTTGACATGCTCCTCAGCTCCGGTAAGTTCTTCGGTATCCAGCTTAAGCTCCACCAGGGCCCGGGCCGAAGCCAGGATGACCTCGGGGTCCCGCACCCTACGGGCCTCATCAAGAGACTCTGCTATAGTCTTGTCGGCCTGTTCCAGCTGGCCCAAAGTATGGTAGAGGGCTCCAAGATTGGCTTTTATAAAGGCCTGCATGCGGGGGTCGCCCATCTGAACTGCGAGCTTAGCTGCCAGCAAGAACTCGGACAAAGACTCCTTGTATCTTCCCTGAAGGCCCAGGTCCAGGCCCAGATTTCTGCGGATCTCACTTTCGTTGCCAACGTCCTTGAGGGCGATTGAAATTTCAGCTGCCTCCCGGTGGCGTTCCAAAGCCTTCTGGGTGTCCCCCCAAAGCTGGTAGACGCATCCTATGTTGTTGATCATCTGCATCTTTTGCTGGGGTTCGCGCGTCTCCTCGGCAGCGGCCAGGGACATTTCAAAAAACCCCAGGGCCAGATCGTAATCACCGGCCATGGCATTGATGATGCCGATATTGCCAGAAGACAGGGATTCGACCCTGATGTCGCCTATTTTCTTTGCGGTCTCCAGCGCTTTGGTGAAATGCTTTAAAGCCTCTTCGATCTCCCCCTGCATCAGCAAAGGATTGCCGATATTGTTGTTCTGCAGGGCGACGCCTTCGGCGTAGTTGATGGTTGTTGACAGTTCAAGGGCGGCCCGGTAATTTTCCACAGCTTTGGGGATTTCACCGGTCAATTCGAATGCTTTGCCCAGACTGCCGTGAATCAAAGCGATTTCTTTGTCATTCCTTAAGGTTTGGTAAATCGAAAGGGCCTTTGAAAACGAAGCAATCGCCTCGCCATTGTTGCCGGTATGCAATAGAATGTTACCTCTATTGTGCAGGGCTATTGCTTGAGCCATGAAATCCCCGCCCTTTTCCGCTGAATCTAAAACCGTTTCAATAATGTTCCTGCTTTTATCTAGTTGCCCCAGCATGTCGTAGACTATTCCAGCCGAAAGCAGGTACTTCCTCTCGGCCTGGTCCTCCTTTTCCCGCTGGGATATCTTGGCTGCGGTGATGAAATTCTTCAGGGCTAGGTCCCGCTGGCCTATCAGCCGGAAGATGGCCCCCTGGGCTCCCAGCAGTTCGGCGGTCTCCATCAGGTTGGGCCGGCTTTCCTTGAGCAGCTTGACCACCTCCAGTCCCTTGCGGTAGAACTCCACCGCTTCGGGGTTGGCGTAAAGCCCCCGGGCCTTGTCTCCGGCCCGGTGCAGGTAGTTTACCGCCTTGTCGCTGTCCTTGCTGTGGTAGTAGTGGTGGGCCAGGTCTTCGTAATGGGAATAGAGGTCCTTATGGTGCTCCCGCTCCAGGGCCTGGGCGGCCTGGCCGTGAAGCTCCCTTCGCCGGCCTTTAAGCAGGGTGGAGTAGGCGGCCTCGTGGGTGGTGGTGGAGTGGAACTCATAGGTCCGTTTCCCCTCCAGTAGCTTGGAATATAACAGTCCTTCAAAATGTTCCAGATTGTCCAGCAGGGGCTGGACCTGTTCTGGGGTCTGCCCCGAAAGTTTTCCCAGCAGCCGGGTATCGAATTCCTTGCCGATCACCGCAGCATACTGCAGGGTGCGGCGCAGCTCCTCGGAAAGCTTGTCGATCCGGCCCAGCACCATGGCGGCCACCGTGTTGGGAAGGGAAAGCTTGGCAAAACGTTTGGAGGCCTGCAGGTTGGGGCCGTCCCGTTTGACCAGCCGGCGGGAGAGCAGGTTGCGGAT comes from candidate division TA06 bacterium and encodes:
- a CDS encoding T9SS type A sorting domain-containing protein, coding for MKKIVGLLFALMALVSSAMAASDTVKIFLWDNDAGETAQKSPAAVMDENYCSRYVWADSRDGNFNIYGRIWERNPEAATGAFLVNRIRVDEHTQEQPDVAGTVGDFFFVVWQDSVMKSGELWQLYGRKLDKTGHPTTDEIPVLEVPNKGNAKYPKIAVNKRTQDFVVVWQDDREGQIDIWGRLFNYKFEPQSPDIKINEDGLKVSHILPVVSFTDEGIAIAWQDNRDGLSKADIYMRYFKPDLSPLTPSAMVNDDVETWHYTPAIAASDSGFFTIVWLNFSKSVKGDIYAQRYAPDAKKINQNLAISNITTTTEANRIPSVIMGIDNVSFWTSWADSSSSTNLYQIRARYFDQYARLGATVKVVNDNWAYGQRAPDVCRFGDWFSVAWLDSSRANGRGDIFGQYFLLDQKDDTLDNQGINYNISKDLTAGRKVWYHPKKDYDNPATSGWNEDPIAEPESLYVPLDSAYVRALAERNIPNQNFFQITDTDTLEYTWRKQGKLNSTEYDLCLLDLGYAEDGSSAGAIEDEQQDSLIAFALDTLKCLLVTGNDFGEMYNKDSIFTFFGSKYVGPGNSSDVGNIQQIGGVAGTFTEGMLFDYPYQQGPDNSVDIIDVMAAGSGLIMGSDDPKIKWSYGRGTSYGDYYKGGKASPHKNLYLTFSIGSLSNGIFPSTASELTRRLLAYQGFNVEPEPIVDLVDSVYTGTIEGSVELSWTAVSDDALTEAASKYWLKYTKYNASAADLGKMSAEEDFIDTGMTYYQAWTPAAADVREKKIVYGFAPTDTLIFALKAGDESLPVRWGTLGNEPRIVVYGDTVTPHTVRLGYTYGGVNDFTKSERIGIRLSDTLFTTWDASNLYLGYGRCDWRTAGDLFIYFDTRTGGADSTCTYNAGDSCSGFDPAFRPDFCLIIENGTTAVLKKATGSKTWVDSIAAYSTTYLSLDSINKYNYLEVQVPFAYLKYTVGNVFKYLVVCNNETNEHSWNAFPTTNNIGKDAKAPVAKYPYFYQINSLSAGLSPRNGALPLAIELSEFACQSGSEGITLTWQTASEKDNYQWLIERSISPAENFQNIDTVEAGGGSSIGRSYSYTDAAVSPNTTYYYRLGDKDLSGQVTWHGPVMAVSGGLVYDKLQLMPCHPNPSSGAVAIKYALHKPGTMSLNIYDICGRRVNTLDQGQKQSGAYTLTWKGDDNQGRMLPAGVYFYQLNFEGTNLTQRMVLLR
- a CDS encoding tetratricopeptide repeat protein; its protein translation is MERTELVSKILERLGQITRKELTVPADQQEQTVFVRLDQVEKIVSSIERYLPQRIIDKILLNPEGTQVEGERRPVTILFGDLSGFTSMSETMDPEQVVEVVNQYFDAMVEIASRYGGHIDKFMGDALMVLFGAPVVHEDDPLRACLAAIEMLEAMDRFAAERKMALAMSIGLNSGEVVALNVGSRERMEYTVIGDAVNLAARLEKVASARECVIGENTYKQVKGKIRLKKLKPVMVKGKSKPQNVYLILGRMEAEEKAASLRSGSIRMVGRQAEMDGIRQSVQRAKTGTGQIVAITGEPGLGKSRLAKELELLAREENFKFIKGKCYSYASGVAYLPFLRQLNVLTGIAESDLSPKKAEKLQACLQSLDLLDFEPYLGSLLGLSYPETEALDPEKRKRKTFEAFAQLYSKTSSKQPLVLAFEDLHWADTITLELLEHLVADLEQQPVLICCDYRPELALPFIARPNCLSLVLKKLDVREILQMVSGLAQVQDVSEEVLKKIEERTEGNPLFIEETIRNLLSRRLVKRDGPNLQASKRFAKLSLPNTVAAMVLGRIDKLSEELRRTLQYAAVIGKEFDTRLLGKLSGQTPEQVQPLLDNLEHFEGLLYSKLLEGKRTYEFHSTTTHEAAYSTLLKGRRRELHGQAAQALEREHHKDLYSHYEDLAHHYYHSKDSDKAVNYLHRAGDKARGLYANPEAVEFYRKGLEVVKLLKESRPNLMETAELLGAQGAIFRLIGQRDLALKNFITAAKISQREKEDQAERKYLLSAGIVYDMLGQLDKSRNIIETVLDSAEKGGDFMAQAIALHNRGNILLHTGNNGEAIASFSKALSIYQTLRNDKEIALIHGSLGKAFELTGEIPKAVENYRAALELSTTINYAEGVALQNNNIGNPLLMQGEIEEALKHFTKALETAKKIGDIRVESLSSGNIGIINAMAGDYDLALGFFEMSLAAAEETREPQQKMQMINNIGCVYQLWGDTQKALERHREAAEISIALKDVGNESEIRRNLGLDLGLQGRYKESLSEFLLAAKLAVQMGDPRMQAFIKANLGALYHTLGQLEQADKTIAESLDEARRVRDPEVILASARALVELKLDTEELTGAEEHVNRLLGLAEKTQNKREMAYGLLNLSTLMIQKNAPDEMVHPLSDSLVMAQELKDKFLLGRIYLLFAQRALLGGNIREAEDYLKDALEMAEKTGSPELLWQTSYHLSKLYSLKENKEQAEKELESARNMIRRMESALPPDIRKGFIENTFRKLAFT